In one Nocardia tengchongensis genomic region, the following are encoded:
- a CDS encoding TetR/AcrR family transcriptional regulator has protein sequence MRPTTSAYHHGDLPAALVRAAIELLEEGGSSELSLRAVARRADVSTAAPYRHFANRQALLSAVAAVGYRELAQHLAAANPDPKTADDFADIAIAYVQFALQRPGLFRAMFVEPSDSGSPDRVAAVDAITDYLKSIVHQAFPDVDADAGAKATWSLVHGLAFLHLDGKFDASSAEAIAETVRAVVRVTLTASGRVATQ, from the coding sequence GCGCGTACCACCACGGCGACCTGCCCGCCGCCCTCGTTCGTGCGGCCATCGAACTGCTCGAGGAAGGCGGCTCGAGCGAGCTTTCGCTGCGCGCGGTGGCCCGCCGTGCCGACGTCTCCACCGCCGCGCCCTACCGGCATTTCGCCAACCGTCAGGCCCTGCTGTCCGCGGTCGCTGCCGTCGGCTACCGCGAACTCGCCCAACACCTGGCGGCCGCGAACCCCGACCCGAAGACCGCCGACGACTTCGCCGACATCGCGATCGCCTACGTTCAGTTCGCCCTGCAGCGGCCCGGGTTGTTCCGGGCGATGTTCGTCGAGCCCAGCGATTCCGGCAGCCCCGATCGGGTGGCCGCCGTGGACGCGATCACCGACTACCTGAAAAGCATTGTCCACCAGGCCTTCCCCGACGTGGACGCCGACGCCGGGGCGAAAGCTACCTGGTCGCTGGTGCACGGCCTGGCCTTCTTGCATCTCGACGGCAAGTTCGACGCGTCCTCCGCGGAGGCAATCGCCGAAACCGTCCGTGCCGTCGTCCGCGTCACTCTCACCGCATCGGGAAGAGTCGCAACGCAATAG